A region from the Silene latifolia isolate original U9 population chromosome 7, ASM4854445v1, whole genome shotgun sequence genome encodes:
- the LOC141592989 gene encoding two-component response regulator-like APRR9, whose protein sequence is MKTKNKKLQGERLLYNNSENYRKVPWEARVCKYILPYYYSSFLIISQWYFAKTDIASLVVTATTGEAALRILLKKHHGISLVVTDLFLPDMSSSLEFLQKVETETRLPVVMMSDTFDEHLVMHGLSIGAMMFLIKPLCHNDIKHMWQFPIMKKGRSFLAGRIGEAANSFSMVFGKEKQKDDKLQTELQEEHPEQHPEEESVLASLMAGVVTQSGTRTVQAPC, encoded by the exons ATGAAGACGAAGAATAAAAAATTACAAGGAGAAAGGCTCCTATACAACAATTCAGAAAATTACCGTAAAGTTCCCTGG GAGGCTCGAGTCTGCAAATATATTCTCCCTTATTATTATAGTTCCTTCCTAATAATTTCTCAATGGTATTTTGCAAAAACTGATATAGCATCCTTAGTTGTGACTGCTACAACAGGAGAAGCGGCACTGCGCATTCTCCTGAAGAAACATCATGGCATCTCCTTAGTGGTGACAGACCTCTTTTTGCCGGATATGTCATCCAGTCTTGAGTTTCTGCAAAAAGTCGAAACAGAAACGCGACTACCTGTTGTTA TGATGTCTGATACTTTTGATGAACATCTCGTCATGCATGGTCTCTCGATTGGAGCAATGATGTTTCTTATTAAGCCACTATGTCATAATGACATCAAGCACATGTGGCAATTCCCTATTATGAAAAAAGGGAGGTCATTCCTAGCAGGCAGAATTGGAGAAGCCGCTAATAGTTTCTCGATGGTCTTTGGCAAAGAGAAGCAGAAGGATGATAAACTACAGACGGAATTGCAGGAG GAGCATCCAGAACAGCATCCAGAGGAGGAATCGGTGTTAGCATCGTTGATGGCTGGCGTTGTGACCCAAAGTGGCACAAGAACGGTGCAAGCGCCTTGCTGA